The following are encoded together in the Naumannella cuiyingiana genome:
- a CDS encoding mechanosensitive ion channel domain-containing protein — protein sequence MQNWIPEAVLAVLTSLPFRIAFLVVLAVIIRAIIVRAVTTAFRRAADARPRFPSAMSDERREQRMRALGSMMRSIISAVIFVILAAMILAELGFNITGLLTGTTIVAATIAFGMQNVIKDIVAGITILVEDQLGVGDYVDLEEASGTVVQVGLRNTTLRDDNGNLWYVRNGEVSRVGNFSQGGTGRPVVEPQPVQRVRLLDEPDPRD from the coding sequence GTGCAGAACTGGATCCCCGAAGCCGTGCTCGCGGTCCTGACCTCCCTGCCGTTCCGGATCGCGTTCCTGGTCGTGCTTGCCGTGATCATCCGCGCGATCATCGTCCGAGCGGTGACCACCGCATTCCGGCGCGCCGCCGATGCCAGGCCCCGCTTCCCCTCGGCGATGAGCGACGAGCGCCGCGAGCAGCGGATGCGGGCGCTCGGCTCGATGATGCGTTCCATCATCAGCGCCGTGATCTTCGTGATCCTCGCCGCGATGATCCTCGCCGAACTCGGCTTCAACATCACCGGCCTGCTCACCGGCACCACGATCGTCGCCGCGACCATCGCCTTCGGCATGCAGAACGTGATCAAGGACATCGTCGCCGGGATCACCATCCTGGTCGAGGACCAGCTCGGCGTGGGCGACTACGTCGATCTGGAGGAGGCCTCCGGCACGGTCGTCCAGGTCGGTCTGCGGAACACCACGCTGCGCGATGACAACGGCAATCTGTGGTACGTCCGCAACGGCGAGGTCTCCCGCGTCGGGAACTTCTCCCAGGGCGGGACCGGCCGGCCGGTGGTCGAACCGCAACCGGTCCAGCGGGTACGCCTGCTCGACGAGCCCGACCCGCGCGACTGA
- a CDS encoding protein-L-isoaspartate O-methyltransferase family protein encodes MGEPPGEPPQQAPDPVAEAFRRLPRAGFLPSDQRASAAVDAALPIAAGQSNSQPRTVAAMLRLLAPVPGDRVLDVGSGSGWTTALLAVLVGPAGSVLGVERHPELVAFGRANLASARLPWARIEPATPGVLGDPSGAPYRRILVSASARRLPAALVAQLDDGGVLICPVGSTMTRVRRDGDRVRVSEHGEYRFVPLVED; translated from the coding sequence ATGGGGGAGCCACCAGGGGAGCCGCCACAGCAAGCGCCCGATCCGGTCGCCGAGGCGTTCCGCCGGCTGCCGCGGGCCGGCTTCCTGCCCAGCGACCAGCGGGCCAGCGCCGCGGTCGACGCGGCCCTGCCGATCGCGGCCGGCCAGTCCAACAGTCAGCCCCGCACGGTCGCCGCGATGCTGCGGCTGCTCGCCCCGGTGCCCGGGGACCGGGTGCTCGATGTCGGTTCCGGCTCGGGCTGGACGACGGCGCTGCTGGCCGTGCTGGTCGGCCCCGCGGGCTCGGTCCTCGGCGTCGAGCGACACCCCGAGCTGGTTGCCTTCGGCCGGGCGAATCTCGCGTCGGCGCGCCTGCCCTGGGCCCGGATCGAACCCGCCACGCCGGGGGTGCTCGGCGACCCGTCGGGCGCGCCGTACCGGCGGATCCTGGTCTCGGCCAGCGCGCGCCGACTGCCCGCCGCGCTGGTGGCCCAGCTCGATGATGGCGGCGTGCTGATCTGTCCCGTCGGCTCCACCATGACGCGGGTCCGCCGCGACGGCGACCGGGTACGCGTCAGCGAGCACGGGGAGTACCGCTTCGTGCCCCTCGTCGAGGACTGA
- a CDS encoding globin: MTNPIAQPPGQPGPDGPTFFERVGGHPTFDKLTAEFYRGVAGDPELRALYPEEDLGPAEDRLRLFLEQYWGGPTTYSQLQGHPRLRMRHAPFAVTPEMRDRWLTHMRAAVLSLGLPDGDAQELWDYLWRAAHAMVNTPSPAAPDGRTSLI, from the coding sequence ATGACGAATCCCATCGCCCAGCCCCCCGGCCAGCCCGGACCGGACGGCCCGACCTTCTTCGAACGGGTCGGCGGCCACCCCACCTTCGACAAGCTGACGGCCGAGTTCTACCGGGGCGTGGCCGGCGACCCCGAGCTCCGCGCCCTCTATCCCGAGGAGGATCTCGGCCCGGCCGAGGACCGCCTGCGCCTGTTCCTGGAGCAGTACTGGGGTGGCCCGACCACCTACTCCCAGCTCCAGGGCCACCCGCGGCTGCGGATGCGCCACGCTCCCTTCGCCGTCACCCCCGAGATGCGCGATCGGTGGCTCACCCACATGCGCGCCGCGGTGCTCAGCCTCGGCCTGCCCGACGGCGATGCCCAGGAGCTGTGGGACTACCTGTGGCGCGCGGCGCACGCGATGGTCAACACGCCCTCACCCGCCGCGCCCGACGGGCGTACCAGCCTGATCTGA
- a CDS encoding glycoside hydrolase family 13 protein — protein sequence MYPRSFADADGDGTGDVRGIIDRLPYLAELGVDAIWISPWYPSPLLDGGYDVADYRDINPDFGSLADADELIAKAHEAGIRVIIDLVPNHSSWDHPAFRAALADPAAPERDLYIFRDGRGPNGDEPPNNWPAVFGGPAWERTTNPDGTPGQWYLHLFDISQPDWNWDNDAVADEFDSILRFWFDRGIDGFRIDVADSMAKDLEQLPDVPVDSVTQQPTHEKFVGSPIWDHPGVERIHKRWRAIADSYADTEMGGRIFVSEAYLTPAERLVRYVVPERLHTTFNFDALLAEWSAETQRNVINTTIAAHTAVGAPCTWVLANHDNQRVATRYGKTRTGAAFAADGSMLGETARPNMITNDDATDLELGRRRSRAAALLELALPGGAYIYQGDELGLPEVEDLPTEALQDPVWERSGHIQRGRDGCRVPLPWSGAEPPFGFGPGDAQPWLPQPADWQRFSVETEDTDPASELNLYRAALAERRRNPALGDGTLIWDEGVPDDVLSFTREPGFRCVVNFGAQAYPLPDGARVLVHSGDAGSGVVGTDEAVWLAV from the coding sequence ATCTATCCCCGCTCCTTCGCCGACGCCGACGGCGACGGCACCGGCGACGTGCGCGGCATCATCGACCGGCTCCCCTATCTGGCCGAGCTCGGCGTGGACGCGATCTGGATCAGCCCGTGGTACCCGTCGCCGCTGCTCGACGGCGGCTACGACGTCGCCGACTACCGCGACATCAACCCCGATTTCGGCAGCCTCGCCGATGCCGATGAACTGATCGCGAAGGCCCACGAGGCAGGCATCCGGGTGATCATCGACCTGGTCCCGAACCACTCCTCGTGGGACCATCCGGCCTTCCGCGCGGCGCTCGCCGACCCGGCCGCTCCCGAGCGCGATCTCTACATCTTCCGCGACGGCCGCGGCCCGAACGGCGACGAGCCGCCGAACAACTGGCCTGCCGTCTTCGGTGGTCCAGCCTGGGAGCGCACGACCAATCCGGACGGTACGCCCGGGCAGTGGTACCTGCACCTGTTCGACATCTCCCAGCCCGACTGGAACTGGGACAACGATGCGGTCGCCGACGAGTTCGACTCGATCCTGCGCTTCTGGTTCGACCGCGGCATCGACGGCTTCCGGATCGATGTCGCCGACTCGATGGCCAAGGACCTTGAGCAACTGCCCGATGTCCCGGTCGACTCGGTGACCCAGCAGCCCACGCACGAGAAGTTCGTCGGCTCGCCGATCTGGGACCACCCCGGCGTGGAACGCATCCACAAGCGCTGGCGGGCGATCGCCGACTCCTATGCCGACACCGAGATGGGCGGCCGGATCTTCGTCTCCGAGGCCTATCTCACCCCGGCCGAGCGGCTGGTCCGCTATGTGGTGCCGGAGCGGCTGCACACCACCTTCAACTTCGACGCGCTGCTCGCCGAGTGGAGCGCCGAGACCCAGCGCAATGTGATCAACACGACGATCGCCGCGCACACCGCGGTCGGGGCGCCGTGCACGTGGGTGCTCGCCAATCACGACAACCAGCGGGTCGCGACCCGCTACGGCAAGACCCGCACCGGGGCGGCCTTCGCCGCCGACGGCTCGATGCTCGGCGAGACGGCGCGGCCCAACATGATCACCAATGACGACGCCACCGACCTCGAACTCGGTCGTCGCCGCTCGCGTGCGGCCGCGCTGCTGGAGCTCGCCCTGCCGGGCGGCGCCTACATCTACCAGGGCGACGAGCTGGGCCTGCCCGAGGTGGAGGACCTGCCGACGGAGGCGCTGCAGGACCCGGTGTGGGAGCGCTCGGGGCACATCCAGCGCGGCCGGGACGGGTGCCGGGTGCCGCTGCCGTGGTCGGGCGCCGAGCCGCCCTTCGGCTTCGGGCCGGGCGACGCCCAGCCGTGGCTGCCGCAACCGGCGGACTGGCAGCGATTCTCCGTCGAGACCGAGGACACCGATCCGGCGAGCGAGCTGAACCTGTATCGGGCGGCCCTGGCCGAGCGGCGGCGCAATCCGGCGCTCGGCGACGGCACCCTGATCTGGGACGAGGGGGTGCCGGACGATGTGTTGTCGTTCACCCGCGAGCCCGGCTTTCGGTGCGTGGTGAACTTCGGCGCGCAGGCGTACCCCCTCCCGGACGGCGCCCGCGTGCTGGTGCACTCCGGCGATGCCGGCAGCGGCGTCGTCGGCACCGACGAGGCGGTCTGGCTGGCGGTCTGA
- a CDS encoding acyl-CoA thioesterase — MTRFETGVELRWSDLDALRHVNNGAYVDFLQEARVGLLLSGPDGTGPVRELLGGGVLVAAHQVAYLRPMTSTRTPLRVSMWTEKIGAARFTVGYELFDRDRSGVETLVCSARSVLCPFDLSAQRVRRLSPDERAFFESVRDDAAEPMRPLAPATRSGLAVRGDLRVRWGDLDSYGHVNNVRYFDYFQEGRLWLLDRARDSASAGPYWVVARQDVRYLEQLNHRLEPYRLSTEVTHLGRTSMRLDATITDPRTDTVHATCSTVCVATDRDGRSVSIGDDFRARV; from the coding sequence TTGACTCGCTTCGAAACCGGCGTCGAGTTGCGCTGGTCGGATCTCGACGCGCTCCGCCACGTCAACAACGGCGCCTATGTCGATTTCCTGCAGGAGGCGCGCGTCGGGCTGCTGCTGAGCGGGCCGGACGGCACCGGGCCGGTCCGCGAACTGCTCGGCGGCGGCGTGCTGGTCGCCGCCCACCAGGTCGCCTACCTGCGCCCGATGACCTCCACGCGTACCCCGTTGCGGGTGTCGATGTGGACCGAGAAGATCGGTGCCGCACGGTTCACCGTCGGCTACGAGCTGTTCGACCGCGACCGGTCCGGGGTGGAAACACTGGTCTGTTCCGCGCGGTCGGTGCTCTGCCCGTTCGACCTGTCCGCCCAGCGGGTGCGCCGGCTCAGTCCCGATGAGCGGGCCTTCTTCGAGTCGGTACGCGACGACGCCGCCGAGCCGATGCGCCCGCTCGCGCCGGCCACCCGCAGCGGGCTGGCGGTCCGCGGCGATCTGCGCGTGCGCTGGGGCGACCTCGACTCCTACGGCCACGTGAACAACGTCCGCTACTTCGACTACTTCCAGGAGGGCCGGCTGTGGCTCCTGGACCGCGCGCGGGACTCGGCTTCGGCCGGGCCGTACTGGGTGGTCGCCCGGCAGGACGTGCGCTACCTGGAGCAGCTCAACCACCGGCTCGAGCCCTACCGCCTGTCGACGGAGGTCACCCACCTCGGGCGTACCTCGATGCGGCTGGACGCGACGATCACCGACCCGCGCACCGACACCGTGCACGCGACCTGCTCGACCGTCTGCGTCGCGACCGATCGCGACGGCCGGAGCGTATCGATCGGCGACGACTTCCGCGCCCGCGTCTAG